In Phlebotomus papatasi isolate M1 chromosome 1, Ppap_2.1, whole genome shotgun sequence, the following proteins share a genomic window:
- the LOC129797900 gene encoding gustatory receptor for sugar taste 64b-like isoform X2, translating into MENQQRTKILLNSSEDTFHRAAGIILQIGQIFAIFPVSGILNKNSNKLRFRWISIGVLYYFLFFCFQILNFLLSLRRLVKVGMSFGAFATVFFYFVTLSGGLIIFQMAKKWHRIVKRIEQTEKIFLHPPYRQIGRTLRWKVQSVTLFLLTGAVLEHVMYFVAKFFNAKIQIERCNLQIPIYEHYLKTERRHIFAVIPYKTSLAIFLEWANISSTICWSYFDIFFTLFTSSMAYRFRQITDRMKRARFKTMPDSFWIELRSNFTHLTSLLNYLDRELSNLIILICGSNLYFICQQLFNSFGMTSDSEQLNTIYFWFSLLFVICRTLTTLFFAASVNEAAKEPYQILKTLPYTSWTVEIQRFSDQLISEVIGFSGKRFFYITRTLILAVS; encoded by the exons ATGGAAAACCAGCAAAGGACTA AGATTTTATTGAACTCATCCGAAGATACCTTTCACCGTGCTGCGGGAATCATTCTTCAAATAGGACAgatatttgcaatttttccaGTATCTGGTATCCTCAACAAAAATTCAAACAAACTAAGATTTCGATGGATATCGATAGGAGTGTTGTACTACTTTCTATTCTTTTGCTTCCAAATACTAAACTTCCTCTTATCACTTAGAAGACTTGTAAAAGTTGGTATGAGTTTCGGAGCTTTCGCTACTGTTTTCTTCTACTTTGTAACACTCTCTGGAggtttaattattttccaaatggCCAAGAAATGGCACAGGATTGTCAAGAGAATAGAGCAAACTGAAAAGATCTTCCTTCATCCGCCATATCGGCAAATTGGACGTACCCTGAGATGGAAGGTCCAGTCAGTAACTTTGTTTCTGCTAACTGGAGCTGTTTTAGAACACGTGATGTACTTCGTGGCGAAATTTTTTAACGCTAAGATACAGATTGAGAGGTGCAACCTTCAGATTCCGATTTATGAACATTATTTGAAGACCGAGAGAAGGCATATATTCGCAGTCATACCGTACAAAACCAGTCTAGCGATCTTCCTCGAATGGGCCAATATATCCAGTACAATATGCTGGtcgtattttgatattttcttcaCCCTCTTCACTTCTAGCATGGCTTATCGTTTCCGACAGATTACCGATCGCATGAAGAGAGCTCGATTTAAG ACTATGCCAGATAGTTTCTGGATAGAACTCCGATCAAACTTCACACACCTAACAAGTCTTTTGAATTATTTGGATAGAGAGCTATCAAATCTGATAATTTTAATTTGCGGAAGTAATCTATACTTCATTTGTCAGCAACTATTCAATAGCTTCGGAATGACGTCCGATTCTGAACAACTGAACACTATCTACTTCTGGTTCTCACTCTTATTTGTCATCTGCAGAACCCTCACTACGCTATTCTTCGCGGCATCAGTCAATGAGGCCGCCAAAGAGCCTTATCAAATACTAAAGACTCTGCCGTACACATCTTGGACTGTGGAGATCCAGAGGTTTTCCGACCAACTAATCAGTGAAGTAATTGGATTTTCTGGCAAGAGATTCTTCTACATAACACGCACACTAATTCTAGCGGTAAG CTAA
- the LOC129797900 gene encoding gustatory receptor for sugar taste 64b-like isoform X1 yields MENQQRTKILLNSSEDTFHRAAGIILQIGQIFAIFPVSGILNKNSNKLRFRWISIGVLYYFLFFCFQILNFLLSLRRLVKVGMSFGAFATVFFYFVTLSGGLIIFQMAKKWHRIVKRIEQTEKIFLHPPYRQIGRTLRWKVQSVTLFLLTGAVLEHVMYFVAKFFNAKIQIERCNLQIPIYEHYLKTERRHIFAVIPYKTSLAIFLEWANISSTICWSYFDIFFTLFTSSMAYRFRQITDRMKRARFKTMPDSFWIELRSNFTHLTSLLNYLDRELSNLIILICGSNLYFICQQLFNSFGMTSDSEQLNTIYFWFSLLFVICRTLTTLFFAASVNEAAKEPYQILKTLPYTSWTVEIQRFSDQLISEVIGFSGKRFFYITRTLILALIGTIVTYELVLLDHIAEAPEVIQRSCHIAYIETVLPTNLTI; encoded by the exons ATGGAAAACCAGCAAAGGACTA AGATTTTATTGAACTCATCCGAAGATACCTTTCACCGTGCTGCGGGAATCATTCTTCAAATAGGACAgatatttgcaatttttccaGTATCTGGTATCCTCAACAAAAATTCAAACAAACTAAGATTTCGATGGATATCGATAGGAGTGTTGTACTACTTTCTATTCTTTTGCTTCCAAATACTAAACTTCCTCTTATCACTTAGAAGACTTGTAAAAGTTGGTATGAGTTTCGGAGCTTTCGCTACTGTTTTCTTCTACTTTGTAACACTCTCTGGAggtttaattattttccaaatggCCAAGAAATGGCACAGGATTGTCAAGAGAATAGAGCAAACTGAAAAGATCTTCCTTCATCCGCCATATCGGCAAATTGGACGTACCCTGAGATGGAAGGTCCAGTCAGTAACTTTGTTTCTGCTAACTGGAGCTGTTTTAGAACACGTGATGTACTTCGTGGCGAAATTTTTTAACGCTAAGATACAGATTGAGAGGTGCAACCTTCAGATTCCGATTTATGAACATTATTTGAAGACCGAGAGAAGGCATATATTCGCAGTCATACCGTACAAAACCAGTCTAGCGATCTTCCTCGAATGGGCCAATATATCCAGTACAATATGCTGGtcgtattttgatattttcttcaCCCTCTTCACTTCTAGCATGGCTTATCGTTTCCGACAGATTACCGATCGCATGAAGAGAGCTCGATTTAAG ACTATGCCAGATAGTTTCTGGATAGAACTCCGATCAAACTTCACACACCTAACAAGTCTTTTGAATTATTTGGATAGAGAGCTATCAAATCTGATAATTTTAATTTGCGGAAGTAATCTATACTTCATTTGTCAGCAACTATTCAATAGCTTCGGAATGACGTCCGATTCTGAACAACTGAACACTATCTACTTCTGGTTCTCACTCTTATTTGTCATCTGCAGAACCCTCACTACGCTATTCTTCGCGGCATCAGTCAATGAGGCCGCCAAAGAGCCTTATCAAATACTAAAGACTCTGCCGTACACATCTTGGACTGTGGAGATCCAGAGGTTTTCCGACCAACTAATCAGTGAAGTAATTGGATTTTCTGGCAAGAGATTCTTCTACATAACACGCACACTAATTCTAGCG CTAATTGGTACGATTGTCACTTATGAACTCGTACTGTTGGATCATATAGCTGAGGCGCCAGAAGTTATCCAACGATCGTGCCATATCGCTTACATCGAGACTGTCCTGCCGACCAATTTGACAATCTAA